One genomic window of Streptomonospora nanhaiensis includes the following:
- a CDS encoding nuclear transport factor 2 family protein has translation MSQDLKDTATAYLRALESRDWAAARALCADTATVWHNDGKGEESIEENVAGMQGRIESIESMRYEILRQLSRPGEVLQQHVVHVATRDGTRGEVHAAVFFGFNDTGEITRIEEYANFIPAGRGG, from the coding sequence ATGAGTCAGGACCTGAAGGACACGGCCACCGCCTACCTGCGCGCCCTGGAGTCGCGCGACTGGGCGGCCGCCCGCGCGCTGTGCGCCGACACCGCCACCGTGTGGCACAACGACGGCAAGGGCGAGGAGTCCATCGAGGAGAACGTCGCCGGGATGCAGGGCCGGATCGAGTCCATCGAGTCGATGCGCTATGAGATCCTCCGCCAACTCTCCCGGCCCGGCGAGGTCCTCCAGCAGCACGTGGTGCACGTCGCCACCCGGGACGGAACGCGCGGCGAGGTGCACGCCGCCGTCTTCTTCGGATTCAACGACACCGGGGAGATCACCCGCATCGAGGAGTACGCCAACTTCATCCCCGCCGGTCGGGGCGGGTGA
- a CDS encoding DUF1684 domain-containing protein: MTQPRIPADYHAWRQSRWEEIAGTNGKGAVIAKAAVNGRGAHTLPGLPGEWTTTGTGALTVTAKAEDGVRVNGATVDGTADVPSGSALEFPGGLNGFAGGADGFYGVVVMDQSRVARSGLSGIDRFPYDPDWVFHGHYRAAPAGRRIEVERLTAPRSTDAIPAPVDLVATVHGAEYVLAVLEESPGQRLVVFTDETNGDSTPRIGRWLVLPLLEPGSAVDVDFNRATLSHHHLSPEVFVCPLAPPGNHLPLRVEAGERALIRSATGGD; this comes from the coding sequence ATGACCCAACCCCGAATTCCCGCCGACTACCACGCCTGGCGCCAGAGCCGGTGGGAGGAGATCGCCGGAACCAACGGGAAGGGCGCGGTCATCGCCAAGGCCGCGGTCAACGGCCGGGGGGCACACACCCTGCCCGGCCTGCCCGGCGAGTGGACCACCACCGGGACAGGAGCGCTGACCGTGACGGCCAAGGCCGAGGACGGCGTGCGGGTCAACGGCGCGACCGTCGACGGAACCGCGGACGTGCCCTCCGGCAGCGCCCTGGAGTTCCCCGGCGGCCTGAACGGCTTCGCGGGCGGGGCCGACGGCTTCTACGGTGTCGTCGTCATGGACCAGAGCCGGGTCGCGCGCTCAGGCCTCAGCGGCATCGACCGCTTCCCCTACGACCCGGACTGGGTCTTCCACGGGCACTACCGGGCCGCTCCCGCGGGTCGGCGGATCGAGGTGGAACGGCTGACCGCCCCGCGGAGCACGGACGCCATCCCGGCTCCCGTCGACCTGGTCGCGACCGTGCACGGCGCCGAGTACGTCCTCGCCGTCCTGGAGGAGTCCCCCGGGCAGCGCCTGGTGGTCTTCACCGACGAGACCAACGGCGACTCCACCCCGCGGATCGGCCGCTGGCTGGTCCTGCCACTGCTGGAGCCCGGCAGCGCGGTGGACGTGGACTTCAACCGGGCCACGCTCTCCCACCACCACCTGAGCCCGGAGGTCTTCGTGTGCCCGCTCGCGCCGCCCGGCAACCACCTGCCCCTGCGCGTCGAGGCCGGCGAGCGCGCCTTGATCCGCTCCGCCACCGGCGGCGACTGA
- a CDS encoding class I SAM-dependent methyltransferase, producing the protein MSTAHDHTHHHSGPHGPHQPDGDTGLAEILDLDAEVLAEHIASIVSSLPLESEPRHIVDLGCGTGAGTFALLERFPGARVTAVDTAADHLRLVREKAGARVRTVRADLDTAPWPDLGTPDLVWASASLHHLARPDRALADVRGLLAPGGLIAVVELGGFPRFLPADVPEDRPGLEERAHAAVDRHHTEHLPHRGADWGPMLAAAGFTVEDTRTITVEIEDDGGGAVGRYAHAALRRLRGAAAPALGPEDLAALDELLAADSPRGVLRRGDLALRTERTVWAARRP; encoded by the coding sequence ATGAGCACAGCGCACGACCACACCCATCACCACAGCGGCCCGCACGGCCCCCACCAGCCGGACGGCGACACCGGCCTGGCCGAGATCCTCGACCTGGACGCCGAGGTGCTCGCCGAGCACATCGCGTCCATCGTCTCCTCGCTCCCGCTGGAGTCCGAGCCGCGCCACATCGTGGACCTGGGCTGCGGCACCGGCGCGGGCACGTTCGCCCTCCTCGAACGCTTCCCCGGGGCGCGGGTCACCGCCGTCGACACCGCGGCCGACCACCTGCGGCTCGTGCGCGAGAAGGCGGGCGCCCGCGTGCGCACCGTGCGGGCCGACCTCGACACCGCCCCCTGGCCCGACCTGGGCACACCGGATCTGGTGTGGGCCTCCGCCTCCCTGCACCACCTGGCCCGCCCCGACCGCGCGCTGGCCGACGTCCGCGGGCTGCTGGCGCCGGGCGGCCTGATCGCCGTCGTGGAACTGGGCGGCTTCCCCCGCTTCCTGCCCGCCGACGTGCCCGAGGACCGGCCCGGACTCGAAGAGCGCGCCCATGCCGCGGTCGACCGCCACCACACCGAACACCTCCCCCACCGCGGTGCCGACTGGGGCCCGATGCTGGCCGCCGCGGGGTTCACCGTCGAGGACACGCGCACCATCACCGTGGAGATCGAAGACGACGGCGGTGGGGCCGTCGGCCGCTACGCCCACGCCGCCCTGCGGCGCCTCCGCGGCGCCGCCGCGCCCGCGCTCGGCCCCGAGGACCTCGCCGCGCTCGACGAACTCCTGGCCGCCGACAGCCCGCGGGGCGTCCTGCGCCGCGGCGACCTCGCGCTCCGCACCGAGCGCACCGTCTGGGCCGCCCGCCGCCCCTGA
- a CDS encoding helix-turn-helix domain-containing protein, producing the protein MKQEDGQLDSLVRKRIRALRVAQGWSLEELAGRANLSQSSLSRIENGQRRLALDQLVTLARALDTTLDQLVENAADDVVISPMIDGTHGLMRWPIKGDPGMTVMRQRMTAPPPDNPARMRAHPGREWLVVLSGTAVLLLGHRRFRVETNQAAEFPTMLPHAIGAEGGPCEILGIFDRDARRGHQRGADGPGDHDGSGGTGE; encoded by the coding sequence ATGAAGCAAGAAGACGGGCAGTTGGACAGCCTCGTACGCAAACGCATCCGCGCCCTGCGGGTCGCCCAGGGCTGGTCCCTGGAGGAACTGGCCGGCCGCGCCAACCTGAGCCAGTCCTCGCTCAGCCGCATCGAGAACGGTCAGCGCCGCCTCGCCCTCGACCAGCTCGTCACCCTGGCCCGCGCTCTGGACACCACGCTGGACCAGCTCGTCGAGAACGCCGCCGACGACGTCGTCATCAGCCCGATGATCGACGGCACCCACGGCCTGATGCGCTGGCCCATCAAGGGCGACCCCGGAATGACCGTCATGCGCCAGCGGATGACCGCGCCGCCGCCCGACAACCCCGCCCGGATGCGCGCCCACCCCGGCCGCGAATGGCTGGTGGTCCTGTCGGGTACCGCGGTTCTCCTGCTCGGCCACCGCCGGTTCCGCGTCGAGACCAACCAGGCCGCCGAGTTCCCCACCATGCTGCCGCACGCCATCGGCGCCGAGGGCGGGCCGTGCGAGATCCTGGGCATCTTCGACCGCGACGCCCGCCGCGGGCACCAGCGCGGCGCCGACGGCCCCGGCGACCACGACGGTTCCGGGGGTACCGGCGAGTAG
- a CDS encoding serine hydrolase domain-containing protein, with protein MPEDTGVTDRTAPPGSAYAQAVADLDRVRPVAAPGARHQYSSANYLLLGAVVEAATGRPFTDVLAERLLDPIGAVDTVATPAQAAAVPPGHRYVFGRPLAFADAPYDPAGPSYGYIGGPVTDLARFAALHLNDRVGGQTPPLEPGALARTHTPQAPVSPTAAYGLGWRVDERNADLGTTTVWHGGAVSGYHAIVVLLPERERGLVLVQNAHGPFQDDLVVGTGLGAARILAGGEPAPDRGGAGYPALLAGLGAVAAAALVLGVRDAARMWTGRVRPAAPARAAAGAALWLAGCAAVGGAAAVGLPAAAGFDLADVLLWAPDAGWLAGCVAAACAALGAVRIGVAVAAVRPRARL; from the coding sequence CTGCCCGAGGACACCGGCGTCACCGACCGCACCGCGCCGCCCGGCTCCGCCTACGCCCAGGCGGTCGCCGACCTCGACCGGGTGCGGCCCGTCGCCGCGCCCGGCGCCCGCCACCAGTACAGCAGCGCCAACTACCTGCTGCTGGGAGCGGTGGTGGAGGCCGCCACCGGGCGGCCTTTTACCGACGTCCTCGCCGAGCGCCTGCTCGACCCCATCGGCGCGGTCGACACCGTGGCCACTCCCGCGCAGGCGGCCGCCGTCCCGCCCGGCCACCGCTACGTCTTCGGCCGCCCCCTCGCCTTCGCCGACGCGCCCTACGATCCCGCCGGTCCCAGCTACGGCTACATCGGCGGCCCGGTCACCGACCTGGCGCGCTTCGCCGCCCTGCACCTCAACGACCGTGTCGGCGGCCAGACACCGCCGCTGGAGCCGGGCGCCTTGGCGCGGACGCACACCCCCCAGGCGCCGGTGAGCCCCACCGCCGCCTACGGGCTCGGGTGGCGCGTCGACGAGCGCAACGCCGACCTGGGCACCACCACCGTGTGGCACGGCGGCGCGGTGAGCGGATACCACGCCATCGTGGTGCTGCTGCCCGAGCGCGAGCGCGGACTGGTGCTGGTGCAGAACGCCCACGGCCCCTTCCAGGACGACCTCGTGGTGGGCACCGGCCTGGGGGCGGCGCGCATCCTCGCCGGCGGGGAGCCCGCGCCCGACCGGGGCGGCGCCGGCTACCCCGCCCTGCTGGCCGGCCTCGGCGCGGTGGCCGCCGCGGCCCTGGTGCTCGGCGTCCGGGACGCGGCGCGGATGTGGACGGGGCGGGTGCGCCCGGCCGCGCCCGCCCGCGCGGCCGCCGGTGCGGCGCTGTGGCTGGCGGGGTGCGCGGCGGTGGGCGGGGCGGCGGCGGTGGGGCTGCCGGCCGCGGCCGGGTTCGACCTGGCGGACGTGCTGCTGTGGGCGCCCGACGCGGGGTGGCTGGCCGGCTGCGTGGCGGCGGCCTGCGCCGCCCTGGGCGCGGTGCGGATCGGCGTCGCCGTGGCGGCCGTGCGCCCGCGTGCCCGGCTGTGA
- a CDS encoding FAD-dependent oxidoreductase translates to MRAVIVGGGIAGPATAMALRAVGIDSLVVDANPADRGEVGSWFTVAANGVAALAAIDALEQVRGLGVPTDRNVMVSASGRTLGTVPLGSARPDGTVALSFHRTRLAAALTDLARRRGIEVRTGARVTGAATGDRGARVTLDSGEVIAGDLVIGADGINSVVRAAVDPRAPERRYTGLANFGGVTEHTPLAAALDPGAWRLVFGRRAFFGALPTPSGDVVWFANVPRPPVSRQERAGTPLEAWRRTLVDLAAADAGPFRDLIAAGRLDLAGDNTFDLPHVPVWHRGRLGLVGDAIHAPAPSSGQGASMALEDAVVLASCLHAAATPEAAFAAFEGRRRERVEGIVAEGARSSGFKTAGPVGRVIRDAVLRAVFHRIAARRTQAWITDHRVALPGLQADRPA, encoded by the coding sequence ATGCGTGCGGTGATCGTGGGCGGTGGTATCGCGGGCCCAGCGACGGCGATGGCGCTGCGGGCGGTCGGGATCGATTCGCTGGTGGTGGACGCGAACCCGGCCGACCGGGGCGAGGTGGGGTCGTGGTTCACGGTCGCGGCCAACGGCGTCGCGGCGCTGGCGGCGATCGACGCGTTGGAGCAGGTGCGCGGGCTGGGGGTCCCCACCGACCGGAACGTCATGGTGAGCGCCTCCGGGCGCACGCTCGGCACCGTCCCGCTGGGATCGGCGCGCCCGGACGGCACCGTCGCGCTGTCGTTCCACCGCACCCGGCTGGCCGCGGCGCTGACGGACCTCGCGCGGCGGCGCGGGATCGAGGTGCGGACGGGCGCCCGCGTGACGGGCGCGGCCACCGGCGACCGCGGCGCTCGCGTCACCCTGGACTCGGGCGAGGTCATCGCCGGGGACCTGGTGATCGGCGCCGACGGCATCAACTCGGTGGTGCGTGCGGCCGTCGACCCGCGGGCCCCCGAGCGGCGCTACACGGGGCTGGCCAACTTCGGCGGGGTCACCGAGCACACCCCGCTCGCCGCAGCCCTCGACCCGGGGGCCTGGCGGCTCGTCTTCGGCAGGCGGGCCTTCTTCGGGGCGCTCCCCACCCCCTCCGGCGACGTGGTGTGGTTCGCCAACGTCCCCCGCCCCCCGGTCTCGCGCCAGGAGCGGGCGGGCACGCCGTTGGAGGCGTGGCGGCGGACGCTGGTGGACCTCGCCGCCGCGGACGCCGGCCCGTTCCGCGACCTGATCGCCGCCGGCCGCCTTGACCTGGCGGGCGACAACACGTTCGACCTCCCCCATGTGCCGGTGTGGCACCGCGGGCGGCTCGGTCTGGTCGGCGACGCGATCCACGCCCCGGCGCCGAGTTCGGGCCAGGGCGCGTCGATGGCGCTGGAGGACGCGGTCGTCCTGGCGTCGTGCCTGCACGCGGCTGCCACGCCCGAGGCCGCCTTCGCGGCCTTCGAGGGGCGACGGCGCGAACGGGTCGAGGGCATCGTCGCCGAAGGGGCGCGGTCGAGCGGCTTCAAGACCGCCGGTCCGGTGGGCCGCGTCATCCGGGACGCCGTCCTGCGCGCCGTGTTCCACCGGATCGCGGCGCGGCGGACGCAGGCGTGGATCACCGACCACCGTGTCGCGCTCCCCGGCCTCCAGGCCGACCGGCCCGCGTGA
- a CDS encoding LysE family translocator, translated as MLEAQALIGFAVMSLALIVIPGPSVLFVIGRTLALGRRGGLLSVVGNELGGLPLVLLVSIGLGGVVAHSAPLFLAVKLLGAAYLVYLGLQAIRHRRAGADPAAVAGAGEPESPWRTLAQGFTVGVTNPKTIVFFVAVLPQFVDPAAGGVPLQMAVLGVVFTLIALACDACWALMASAARAWFATSPRRLSSMRATGGGLLIGMGATLALAPAKS; from the coding sequence GTGTTGGAAGCGCAGGCGCTGATCGGGTTCGCGGTGATGTCACTGGCGCTGATCGTGATCCCCGGACCGAGTGTGCTGTTCGTGATCGGGCGGACGCTGGCGCTGGGCCGGCGGGGAGGCCTGCTCAGCGTGGTGGGCAACGAACTGGGCGGGCTGCCGCTCGTGCTGCTCGTGTCCATCGGCCTCGGCGGCGTGGTGGCGCATTCGGCGCCGCTGTTCCTGGCGGTGAAACTGCTGGGCGCGGCCTACCTCGTGTACCTGGGGCTGCAGGCGATCCGCCACCGGCGCGCGGGAGCGGATCCGGCGGCGGTCGCGGGGGCCGGGGAGCCGGAGTCGCCGTGGCGCACCCTGGCGCAGGGCTTCACGGTGGGGGTGACCAACCCCAAGACCATCGTCTTCTTCGTCGCGGTTCTGCCGCAGTTCGTGGACCCCGCCGCCGGCGGTGTGCCGCTGCAGATGGCGGTCCTGGGGGTCGTGTTCACGCTGATCGCCCTGGCGTGCGACGCGTGCTGGGCGCTCATGGCCTCGGCGGCCCGCGCGTGGTTCGCGACGTCGCCGCGCCGGCTGTCCTCGATGCGCGCCACCGGCGGCGGCCTGCTGATCGGCATGGGCGCGACCCTGGCGCTCGCGCCCGCCAAGAGCTGA
- a CDS encoding MarR family winged helix-turn-helix transcriptional regulator, with protein MDTSRRAAAEAFGRAIQRYQRSVQNFDDEVGRALDLGAAELRCLDWLSEAAMPAGELARAVGLRPAATTALVDRLSRRGLVRREASAADRRKVLVALTDEGRRLLWEMYGPVVRDGQRLLEGFGAEEIAAMERLISRMARNAEEHTRRVAERSRAPRGRRG; from the coding sequence GTGGACACCTCGCGCCGCGCCGCCGCTGAGGCGTTCGGACGGGCGATCCAGCGCTACCAGAGGTCGGTTCAGAACTTCGACGACGAGGTCGGGCGGGCCCTGGACCTCGGCGCGGCGGAGCTGCGCTGCCTGGACTGGCTGTCCGAGGCGGCGATGCCGGCGGGCGAACTGGCCCGGGCGGTCGGCCTGCGGCCCGCGGCGACCACCGCGCTGGTGGACCGGCTGAGCCGGCGCGGCCTGGTTCGGCGCGAGGCGTCGGCGGCCGACCGGCGCAAGGTCCTGGTCGCGCTGACCGACGAGGGGCGCCGGCTGCTGTGGGAGATGTACGGTCCCGTGGTGCGCGACGGGCAGCGCCTGCTGGAGGGGTTCGGCGCCGAGGAGATCGCCGCGATGGAGCGGCTCATCAGCCGCATGGCGCGCAACGCCGAGGAGCACACCCGCCGCGTGGCGGAACGCTCCCGCGCGCCCCGCGGACGGCGGGGGTAG
- a CDS encoding peptide ligase PGM1-related protein, whose protein sequence is MTLQTGHNHQAAFTALQERLASPLDGSPHPRTVLVLPSFTLDPAGMAKIPGVMHYEERLLSFLHLLRAQDRRLVYVTSTPIPPIAVDYALGLVRSLPAWHARRRLTLVDCADASPRPLTRKILARPDVVERLRRAVGDPRDACILAFNGSPHERELALRLGMPLFACGPDLAHLGSKSGAREVFAEAGVPSPAGFGHLRDEDDLVKALAALRARAPASTRAMIKVNDGFGAGGNALFDFRGAPAAGGLETWIRAALPRRVTFATAPESWERYRARFAEMGGVVEEFVEGADSRSPSAQVSVAPTGEARVLSTQDQFFVGAGRQTYAGCTAPAHEDYRRDVHGLALRTGRALARKGMVGIASVDFVSALVGGVRRLFAAEINLRMGGGTAPRMFLEGVADARLDEETGSFRTPDGRPLCYLATDRLESEAYRDLTPERVLDTAYRGGLLYDERAGSGAVFHMLGALPGFGKMGAVVVDRTTAAAHDRYRAVVAALDAAAARPPGQAAG, encoded by the coding sequence GTGACACTGCAGACCGGTCATAACCACCAGGCCGCGTTCACCGCTCTGCAGGAGCGGCTGGCCTCACCGCTCGACGGATCCCCGCACCCGCGCACCGTCCTGGTCCTGCCCAGCTTCACCCTGGACCCGGCCGGCATGGCCAAGATCCCCGGAGTCATGCACTACGAGGAGCGGCTGCTGTCCTTCCTCCACCTGCTGCGCGCCCAGGACCGCCGCCTGGTGTACGTCACGAGCACGCCGATCCCGCCGATCGCCGTCGACTACGCGCTCGGCCTGGTGCGGTCCCTGCCCGCCTGGCACGCCCGCCGCCGGCTCACCCTGGTCGACTGCGCCGACGCGAGCCCCCGGCCGCTCACCCGCAAGATCCTCGCCCGCCCCGACGTGGTCGAACGGCTGCGGCGGGCCGTCGGCGACCCCCGGGACGCCTGCATCCTCGCCTTCAACGGCTCACCCCACGAGCGCGAACTCGCCCTGCGGCTCGGCATGCCGCTGTTCGCCTGCGGGCCGGACCTCGCCCACCTGGGCTCCAAGAGCGGGGCGCGGGAGGTGTTCGCCGAGGCGGGCGTGCCCTCCCCGGCCGGGTTCGGGCACCTGCGCGACGAGGACGACCTCGTCAAGGCGCTGGCCGCGCTGCGCGCCCGGGCGCCCGCGTCCACACGGGCGATGATCAAGGTCAACGACGGCTTCGGCGCGGGCGGCAACGCGCTGTTCGACTTCCGGGGAGCCCCGGCCGCCGGCGGGCTGGAGACCTGGATCCGCGCGGCCCTGCCCCGGCGCGTCACCTTCGCCACGGCTCCGGAGAGCTGGGAGCGCTACCGCGCCAGGTTCGCCGAGATGGGCGGGGTCGTCGAGGAGTTCGTGGAGGGCGCCGACAGCAGGTCACCGTCGGCCCAGGTCAGCGTCGCGCCCACGGGCGAGGCCCGGGTGCTGTCCACCCAGGACCAGTTCTTCGTCGGCGCCGGGCGGCAGACCTACGCCGGCTGCACCGCGCCCGCGCACGAGGACTACCGCCGCGACGTGCACGGCCTGGCCCTGCGCACCGGGCGGGCGCTGGCCCGCAAGGGCATGGTCGGCATCGCCAGCGTGGACTTCGTCTCGGCCCTCGTGGGCGGTGTCCGGCGGCTCTTCGCGGCCGAGATCAACCTCCGCATGGGCGGCGGCACCGCACCGCGCATGTTCCTCGAAGGCGTCGCCGACGCCCGCCTCGACGAGGAGACCGGAAGCTTTCGCACCCCCGACGGGCGCCCCCTCTGCTACCTGGCCACCGACCGCCTGGAGAGCGAGGCCTACCGCGACCTGACCCCGGAGCGGGTGCTGGACACCGCCTACCGCGGCGGCCTGCTCTACGACGAGCGGGCGGGCTCGGGCGCGGTCTTCCACATGCTCGGCGCGCTGCCGGGCTTCGGGAAGATGGGGGCGGTCGTCGTGGACCGCACCACGGCCGCCGCCCACGACCGGTACCGCGCCGTGGTGGCGGCCCTGGACGCCGCCGCGGCCCGCCCGCCGGGGCAGGCCGCGGGGTGA
- a CDS encoding ferredoxin, translating to MRPRIDRDRCVGAGMCVLRAPDTFDQDPDDGRVVLLDPAPPPHRHASVREAAQTCPSGAVALG from the coding sequence ATGCGACCGCGAATCGACCGCGACCGCTGCGTCGGCGCCGGCATGTGCGTCCTGCGCGCCCCCGACACCTTCGACCAGGACCCCGACGACGGCCGCGTGGTCCTCCTCGACCCCGCGCCGCCGCCGCACCGCCACGCGTCGGTCCGGGAGGCCGCCCAGACGTGCCCCTCCGGTGCGGTCGCCCTCGGCTGA
- a CDS encoding cytochrome P450 has product MTPQPPTSPTPETAAAPPPLPGLPTERPAGCPFDPPAELGRVRRERPLAPMAYPDGHVGWLATGHAVVRTVLGDPRFSSRYELMRLPVPGMPPGGLPPAPPGDLTGIDPPEHTRYRRLLAGRFTVRRMRLLTERVTRICAEHLDAMERQGPPADLVAAYARPVPAMVICELLGVPYADRDRFQRHAEVLTGGALDEDTGAAAAALSAYLGDLVRAKRAEPTDDLLSELAATDLTDDELTTLGVVLLGAGLDTTANMIALGTFALLRNPDRLAELRADPQLVAPAAEELLRYLSIAHTGARVALEDVELAGHTIRAGDTVAVSLQAANRDPLRFAGPDTLDPHRSPTGHLAFGHGVHACVGQQLARVELRIAYRALLSRLPGLRLAVAPEEVPVRVDATVHGVVELPVTWDEG; this is encoded by the coding sequence ATGACCCCCCAGCCCCCCACGTCCCCGACCCCCGAGACGGCGGCGGCGCCCCCTCCGCTGCCCGGGCTCCCCACCGAGCGGCCCGCCGGCTGCCCCTTCGATCCCCCCGCCGAACTCGGCCGCGTGCGCCGGGAGCGGCCGCTGGCCCCGATGGCCTACCCCGACGGGCACGTCGGCTGGCTGGCGACCGGGCACGCCGTGGTGCGCACGGTGCTCGGCGACCCCCGGTTCAGCTCCCGCTACGAGCTGATGCGCCTCCCGGTACCCGGGATGCCGCCCGGCGGCCTGCCCCCGGCGCCCCCGGGCGACCTGACCGGCATCGACCCGCCGGAGCACACCCGCTACCGGAGGCTGCTGGCCGGCCGGTTCACCGTCCGCCGGATGCGCCTGCTCACCGAGCGGGTCACCCGGATCTGCGCGGAGCACCTGGACGCCATGGAGCGGCAGGGCCCGCCCGCGGACCTCGTCGCCGCCTACGCCCGGCCCGTCCCGGCGATGGTCATCTGCGAACTGCTCGGAGTGCCCTACGCCGACCGCGACCGCTTCCAGAGGCACGCCGAGGTCCTCACCGGCGGGGCCCTCGACGAGGACACCGGCGCGGCCGCGGCGGCGCTCTCCGCCTATCTGGGCGACCTCGTCCGGGCCAAGCGCGCCGAGCCCACCGACGACCTGCTCTCGGAGCTGGCCGCAACCGACCTGACCGACGACGAGCTGACCACCCTGGGGGTCGTGCTGCTGGGCGCCGGGCTGGACACCACCGCCAACATGATCGCCCTGGGCACGTTCGCCCTGCTGCGCAACCCCGACCGGCTCGCCGAGCTGCGCGCCGACCCCCAACTGGTCGCCCCGGCCGCCGAGGAGCTGCTGCGCTACCTCAGCATCGCCCACACCGGCGCCCGGGTGGCGCTGGAGGACGTCGAGCTCGCCGGGCACACGATCCGGGCCGGCGACACCGTCGCCGTCTCCCTCCAGGCCGCCAACCGCGACCCGCTGCGGTTCGCGGGCCCCGACACCCTCGACCCGCACCGGTCCCCCACCGGGCACCTGGCCTTCGGCCACGGGGTCCACGCCTGCGTGGGCCAGCAGCTCGCGCGGGTGGAGCTGCGGATCGCCTACCGGGCGCTGCTCTCGCGGTTGCCGGGCCTGCGCCTGGCGGTCGCTCCCGAGGAGGTCCCGGTGCGCGTCGACGCCACCGTCCACGGGGTCGTGGAGCTTCCGGTGACCTGGGACGAGGGGTAG
- a CDS encoding MarR family transcriptional regulator, whose amino-acid sequence MSKDDEVAFADHVGRWFAQQFGMAPITGRVLGWLMVCDPPAQTPAQLSAALSASRSSIGTAVAVLERLSYIQRYRPAGERVDRIRLDPEFGPRDLDAAQQYREHAAMTRQGLSALADTSPRRRARLLELAAFYDFLADRLPQVAAEWRSHRDALRASGELPTPD is encoded by the coding sequence ATGAGTAAGGATGACGAGGTGGCCTTCGCCGACCATGTCGGCCGCTGGTTCGCCCAGCAGTTCGGGATGGCGCCGATCACCGGACGCGTACTGGGCTGGCTGATGGTCTGCGATCCCCCGGCGCAGACCCCGGCGCAGCTCAGTGCGGCGCTGAGCGCCAGCCGCAGCTCGATCGGCACCGCCGTCGCGGTACTGGAGCGGCTGTCCTACATCCAGCGCTACCGGCCCGCCGGCGAGCGGGTCGACCGGATCCGGCTGGACCCGGAGTTCGGGCCCCGCGACCTCGACGCCGCGCAGCAGTACCGGGAGCACGCGGCCATGACGCGCCAGGGGCTGTCCGCCCTGGCCGACACCTCCCCCCGGCGCCGCGCGCGCCTGCTGGAGCTGGCCGCCTTCTACGACTTCCTCGCCGACCGCCTGCCGCAGGTCGCGGCCGAGTGGCGGTCCCACCGCGACGCCCTGCGCGCGTCCGGAGAGCTGCCCACCCCCGACTGA
- a CDS encoding TetR/AcrR family transcriptional regulator: protein MPDTGSRGSAGAARVPREVVDAALRVARRLGKDVADVPTREIALEAGISRSTLLRRLGGPREALDEAVRAAGVDPGGQPPVRDRAITACAHLIGEHGLAGLTLEAVAARADCSVHSVYAAFGGRNDLLEAVFERYSPILDVEQILDGPPRGLPETVRLIYRRLAQALDREPRVLPAMLAEAFARPAAPASQALVRHFVPRVLAVLGRWLADEVAAGRIRPMPVTLLLQQLVGPMLMHFLTRPALGGVRQVDLPDPEEACEEFAAAFVRAVALPAPGGDRD from the coding sequence GTGCCGGACACCGGATCGCGGGGCTCCGCCGGAGCCGCTCGTGTGCCGCGCGAGGTGGTGGACGCGGCCCTGCGTGTCGCGCGGCGGCTGGGCAAGGACGTCGCCGACGTCCCCACCCGGGAGATCGCGCTGGAGGCGGGGATCTCGCGCAGCACCCTGCTGCGGCGCCTGGGCGGCCCTCGCGAGGCGCTGGACGAGGCGGTGCGCGCCGCCGGGGTCGACCCGGGCGGGCAGCCGCCGGTCCGCGACCGCGCCATCACGGCCTGCGCCCACCTGATCGGCGAGCACGGCCTGGCCGGGCTGACCCTGGAGGCGGTCGCGGCCAGGGCCGACTGCTCGGTGCACAGCGTGTACGCGGCGTTCGGCGGGCGCAACGACCTGCTTGAGGCGGTCTTCGAGCGCTACAGCCCGATTCTGGACGTCGAGCAGATCCTGGACGGTCCGCCCCGGGGGCTGCCGGAGACCGTCCGCCTGATCTACCGGCGGCTGGCCCAGGCCCTCGACCGGGAGCCGCGCGTGCTGCCGGCCATGCTCGCCGAGGCGTTCGCCCGCCCGGCGGCGCCGGCCTCCCAGGCGCTGGTACGGCACTTCGTGCCCCGCGTCCTGGCGGTGCTCGGGCGGTGGCTCGCCGACGAGGTCGCCGCCGGCCGCATCCGCCCCATGCCGGTCACCCTGCTGCTCCAGCAGTTGGTCGGGCCCATGCTCATGCACTTCCTCACCCGCCCCGCGCTGGGCGGCGTCCGGCAGGTCGACCTGCCCGATCCCGAGGAGGCGTGCGAGGAGTTCGCGGCGGCGTTCGTGCGCGCCGTCGCGCTGCCCGCGCCGGGCGGCGACCGGGACTGA